AAATGATGAAACGCCCACCGCCCAAACTATACCACTCTTTGCGTACGATAGTAAGGAGGCATGCGGCGTTTACACATCCACCCCAAACAATCCCCGAATGACGTAGCCAATGCCAAAGGAGACGGCGGCCACACCAAAGCTCAAGCCGGCCATTTCCCAGAAGCGTTTACCAAACGGCAAGTCTTGGGCCACAGCCGTGTATGACGTGAATGCTGCGATGATTATGGCTGCCAGACCTAAACTAATTGCGAGCGAGAGAAAGACATTCGTTAGAATAAGGAAGGGAAGAATGAGCAGCACAACCGTGCCCACGTAGGCAGAGCCAGTGTAGAAGGCTGCGCGGGTTGGGTGCTTGCCGTGCCCCTCAGACTTGGTGGATAAGTACTCTGAGGCGGCCATGGACATGGAGGCAGCAAGGCCGGTAATGAGTCCAACGGCCGCAATGAGCTTGGGTTGCCGAAGTGCCAAGGTGAATCCAGCGAGTGCGCCAGTGAGTTCCACCAGCGCATCGCTCAATCCCAACACAATCGAACCAATGTACGCCAGCTTTTGCTCATCAATGAGGGCAATCAGCTGTTGCTCGTGGCGCTCTTCATCCGCCTGAATGTTCCGCGCTTCCGGAAAGTCAGTGGCCATGGCTTCGTAGTTCACCTGCGCTGTTTTCTCGCCGCGCTCCATGAGCTTAATGCCAAAAGTTAGACCCAGCAGCTTTGCAATCCATACGTACTTACGAACCGTGCTGCGCTTGGGGGTGAGCGTGACGTTGCTCAACGTGGCCCAGTATGCGGCGTGTTTCATTTCTTCCGCCGCGATGCGTTCCAGCACGTCACGGTTGCCCGGGTGGGTTGTTACCTGTGCTAGCTGTCGGTAGATTTCCGCTTCCGTTACTTCATTCTGCTGTGCCGAACGGATGAGGGTGAGGGTGGCGGGCGAGAGGGGCATAGTATATTCTTCTAACCGACTTTAGTCGGGTGGCCGGTGAATAAATGGAGCATCATGAAGGGGGAACGCCACTGAAGTGGCTATGAAGAAAAGCAGGAGGAAAGAGGTGGTGAAGTAGTATTGCACTTCCAAATTTCTAACCGACTTTAGTCGGGCAGTTTGTTCAATTGCGAAAAGAATGTATCTTCATCTAGAGCAATGACGGATCGAATCCACTCGTCAACCATTTTCTGGCCGTATTTATTAGTAGACTGATTGTAACTTGAAAAAGGATACGTCATGAGTGCCTGGAGAGATTTTACCTCACCATGCTTCAGTGGATTACCCATCACGTATCCCCGAATTTTCGCAAGAACCTCATCCTTCTCTGCTACGTAGACGTGGTATTCATCCCACATTGCAGAGTCTGGCAGCGGACCATATATCTTTTGGTAGGCGTACGAAGTGCCGCCATTGATATGCTGAAGAAATTTTGGAATGACTTTACCATCTTGCATTAGCGCAACGATGTGGTAATGATTTTGTAAAATACCATAGTCAACTTCTTTCACAGAAAATTTCTTAATAGCTTCATGTATTTTTTGGAGAATAAGGTGTTTCTTCTGGGAGTCAGTAAAAAGTACCTTTCTTTGAAAGGTTGGGATAGTAATGAAGTAGTATGAATCGTCAAGAAAGTAACGGGACATGGCTGGTAAACGCCACTGAAGTGGCTAAGAAGAAATGTTAGGAGTCTAGAAGGGTGCTTATAGTATTTCTAACCGACTTTAGTCGGGCTGCTCGTGCATGGGCGAAGGAGTATTGACGGGGAACGCGACTGAAGTCGCTATGAAGGAACGAAGCAACGCCACTCAAGTGGCTATGAAGTGAATGAGATGGCGTGATTACTCGTAGTCAGAAAGAGATAACCGGCCATCCTCCACCAGCGTTGGGGCACCATTTATCACCTGCACAACTTTTGGCGGTGCCAGGCGCGAGCGAACCATCCCGTCTGGGTAATCCATAAACCAGTGGTAGAGGAGCGTTCGGCCTTGGAATTGGACAATCCGGCAGCCGTAATTATTTGTAGAAAAGAGCTGGTTGTCTGAAAAGGTCGTGAACGGCCCAAACGGTGAATCGGCAATAGCATACCGGAACGCCTTGCCGCCGCTTTCCCCATCCTGCCCGTACAGCAAGTACCAGCGACCTTGGATTTCGTAGAGCGCCGGGCATTCCAGTCCGTCAAAGTACTCACCTGGTGAGAACAGCGGGGGCATCCAGGCAAATGTCCCATCTTCTAATTCTTCAACGATGCCCACGCAGCCCTGTTGCCCAGCGGGTTGGGCTTTGTCCTTTGCGCTGAAGAGTATGTAGTTCCGGTCCTGGTAGGAAAAAGGGAAGGGATCGCGGAAAGCCAGTAGCGGCTCCGTGGAGTAGTATGCGTTGCTCGGATCAAAACCCAAGCGAGGATTGGCCGGGTCTTTCTCCCAATGCATAAGGTTAGCCGAATACGCTTTACCAAACTGGCACGAAGCTTGCCGCTCCTGCTTTTTAATTGCGCTGTAGTAAATAATGAACTGATTATCACGTTTGGTAATCCCGCCCGCCCACAGGCTTTCCTCCCAGCTCCCGGCCGCGCCAGGTAAGAGAATGTCGCCCACCGCCTCCCAATGTAATCCGTCGGTTGTCTTGGCTAAGCCGTAGGTATTGACTGGCTTTTCTCCACCTCCAGCCGTGGGATACGGCGCCTTCTTCATGTGCACGGCGTAGAGCGTATCACCATCGACGAGAAGGTCAAAGTCTTGGAAATTGTAGCCCGTGGGGTTGAAAAAGGGTGGCATAGTTAAAAGTGGATAAGCGGTTTGTAATGGAGTTCTATTTGTAAGATCAGGGCAATAACCAGCAGCACTCCTGGCACCACAAATCGAATGACGATTTTCGTTCTCTGGGCACTGAGGTCGGGGTAGATCTTCCGGAGGTAGTACCAGATGAATGTCTCATTTTTGTCCTTCCCCATTTCCAGGTGGGTGAGGACGCAGCCACCAATAGCGTAGTGCTGAATTTGCAGGGCAAGCACACCAATGATAATGACCCACCAGTCCACAAGCAGCGGTGAGAGGTAGGCAGGGATAAGTGCCAGAATGTGGAGCCAGAAAAAGAGACCAAAGTCTTTGTGCATAGCTTCATTCTACCGGCAGTATGGATTTTATCCAAAAAGAAAAACCGGCCTTTGGGAGAAAGGCCGGGTAATGAGAAATGATATGAGAGATTTACAAAAGTGCAGATTCCGGGAGCACCATGTACTCGTCCAGAATTTTTCTGGCAGCAACGTGAAATCGGCTGTTGCCTTTTTGGTCGTCGTGGTAAGACGTCAGGCGGATATCCTGGCTAAGGAAGAACTCGACGATCTTTTTGGTTTGCGTTTTCCAGTCAGGCCAGGAGATTTTTTTGCCGTTGAGAAGTTCCCATTCCTCTTTCAGCAAGCGGTTATTGCGAACGAAAGTTGGCAAGTCTTTGGCCAATTCAGCCAGGTCTGCAGCACGCAGTATTTTCGCCTCATTCGTGAGAACCGCAGCGTCTTTTTGCGTCCCCTGAATGGCACCCTTCGTGAGCAGGATAATTTCCGGATCAATGCCAAGGTAGAACATTATTCGGCCGGTCCAATCCGCTGCTAACGCTTCCTTTGTTGGATACCCGAGAGCCCGATGATTGAGACCGTAGCCGAGATCATGACCAAGCGCAGAAAAGTATACGACAATTTTATTTACCGGCACATTTTCTGCCTGACATCGCTGAATAATATCAAGCGTCTCCTGGTAAACGTTCGCGGCGTGAGGGAAGTTATGGTAAGGAAATTTCGGGATGTACAGAGTTTTTACAATTCTCCGAAATTCCTCTTGGGTGCGTGACGGAACACCCAGAGTCCGCCGTTCCGAGATAAACTGCTGGACTTCTGCGAGGGATCCAAATGTAAACGGTGGGGCGCATTCAAATCCAAGGCCGTCAGCCTGACCACTAAAGTACGTCATGGCAAATGCGGCATCAATTTCATGCAGTTTTTCGCTATCCGGTCCACCGACATCCCAGGTGGCAGCACGGTAGTACTTCGCGTCTTGAGTCTCTGGATTCGCATCTGCAGGTGTGACCACAATGACGAGGTCATATCTAGCTCCACAACGAATAATTTTGTACACTGTACCTCCAATTTGGAATGTATCGGTTTTCTATATTTTACTGTTTGTTGAGTATTCGAACTTAGCAAAAAGAGGCTTACAAGTCAAGCCTAGGTGGTTGGGGCAAACCTTAAAGATTGATTCTGACTAGTGAACCAAGCGTTAGCCGTCTCGTTTGGTTTTTTCTACTTGTTCGCGCGTAACCTTCTTTACTCGTATTTTCGTAGCCCCGTTCAGTACCAGCTTCGCCAGGCGGTGTAGGCCGTCTAAGGTCAACCACTTACCATTTCTATTTGGCATGATGTGAATTGGAAAAGACGTATCTGCTTGGAGTATACGATCACGGTGTTCTGGGTAGGCATCTAGATTTTTTAAAACATCGGTTGGAACAATGGTAATATTTCCATCAGTATCCTCCCAGAATGGTACCTCCAATATCCAACGTAATTCACGAATATCCATTTCTTCTGTGGGAATTTCTAAATTCCACAATTTTTTATTATCGCGCCAAAAATCGAGATCAAAAGCTTCTTCAGCGTGCCGTGGGTCAACGTATATCTTCTTCTCCATAGAGATGCGTCGTTCTAGTGCACCAC
The sequence above is a segment of the Patescibacteria group bacterium genome. Coding sequences within it:
- a CDS encoding transposase, whose protein sequence is MSRYFLDDSYYFITIPTFQRKVLFTDSQKKHLILQKIHEAIKKFSVKEVDYGILQNHYHIVALMQDGKVIPKFLQHINGGTSYAYQKIYGPLPDSAMWDEYHVYVAEKDEVLAKIRGYVMGNPLKHGEVKSLQALMTYPFSSYNQSTNKYGQKMVDEWIRSVIALDEDTFFSQLNKLPD
- a CDS encoding VIT1/CCC1 transporter family protein; this translates as MPLSPATLTLIRSAQQNEVTEAEIYRQLAQVTTHPGNRDVLERIAAEEMKHAAYWATLSNVTLTPKRSTVRKYVWIAKLLGLTFGIKLMERGEKTAQVNYEAMATDFPEARNIQADEERHEQQLIALIDEQKLAYIGSIVLGLSDALVELTGALAGFTLALRQPKLIAAVGLITGLAASMSMAASEYLSTKSEGHGKHPTRAAFYTGSAYVGTVVLLILPFLILTNVFLSLAISLGLAAIIIAAFTSYTAVAQDLPFGKRFWEMAGLSFGVAAVSFGIGYVIRGLFGVDV
- a CDS encoding family 43 glycosylhydrolase; the protein is MPPFFNPTGYNFQDFDLLVDGDTLYAVHMKKAPYPTAGGGEKPVNTYGLAKTTDGLHWEAVGDILLPGAAGSWEESLWAGGITKRDNQFIIYYSAIKKQERQASCQFGKAYSANLMHWEKDPANPRLGFDPSNAYYSTEPLLAFRDPFPFSYQDRNYILFSAKDKAQPAGQQGCVGIVEELEDGTFAWMPPLFSPGEYFDGLECPALYEIQGRWYLLYGQDGESGGKAFRYAIADSPFGPFTTFSDNQLFSTNNYGCRIVQFQGRTLLYHWFMDYPDGMVRSRLAPPKVVQVINGAPTLVEDGRLSLSDYE